The DNA region AGATCGCGTGGCCCTCGGGCGTGACGAGGATCACCCCGCCATCGCCGCCGAGGCTGGCGACATCGGCCATGACAGCATCGGCGATATACTGGGCTTCCTCGGTGCGGACACCTTCGGCGGCAGCACCTTCGTCCGCCATCGCGACCTTCACCTCGTTGGTCGCCCGCAGCCGCGCACAAATCTCATGCGCCACGCCGACGCGCAGGAAATACTCCCCCCAACCCGTCGCCGAGACCGCACACGCCCGATTATCCGCATAGGTCCCCGCGCCAATCACCGGCGCATCGCCGACGCGGCCCCAGCGCTTGCCGGTCATGCCGCCGGTCGACGTGCCCGCCGCCAGATTGCCATTCTGATCGAGCGCCACCGCGCCCACCGTGCCGAACTTGTGATCGACATCCAGCGCGGAGAGCTTCTCCGCCTTCAGCCGCTCCAGCGCCTCGCGCCGCGCCGGGGTGGCGAAATATTCGGGCGGGGTGACGGCAAAGCCATTCTCGAGAGCGAAGGCCTCAGCGCCCGCGCCCATCAGCATCACGTGCTCGCTATCGGTGCGCACTGTGTCGGCGAGCAGGATCGGGTTCTTGACCGTCTTCACCCCGGCAATCGCGCCTGCACTGCGATCGCGCCCGTCCATGATCGAGGAATCAAGCTCGTTCGTCCCCTCCCACGTGAACACCGCGCCCTTGCCCGCGTTGAACAGCGGCGAATCCTCCATCGGGATGATCGCGGCCTTGATCGCGTCCATCGCGCTGCCACCCTCGGCCAGCACCTTCGCTCCGGCATCGAGCGCCACCTGTAGCGCGGCCTCGTATTCTGCGCGCCGTTCCGGCGTCATCGCTTTGGGGTCGAGCGTCCCGGCCCCGCCGTGGATCGCGATTGACCACTTGGGCGGCGGCGGAGCATCCTGAGCCAAAGCGGCAGCGGGCATCAGGGCGAGAGCGAGAGCTGAAATCAGTTTGTTCATAGACGAAACGTGTAACGCGCCGCTCACCGTTTCGCCAGCTTAACAGCGCGCCCCGCGCAGGCTAGGGCGGTGCCATGATCCTGCGTCCCGCCACCCTCGCCGATGCCCCTGCGCTTGCCGCACTGGGCGCGGAAACCTTCATCGCCGCTTTCGGGCAGCTCTACACGCCCGAAGACCTCGCCGCCTTTCTGGCGCAGGTCCACGCGCCCGGCCCGGTCGCCGAGGAAATCGCGGGTGAGAGCTGCACCCACTGCCTCGCGGAAGACAACGGCGCGCTGGTCGCCTATTGCAAGCTGCGCTACCCCAGCCACTACACCAGCTACAGCGACGCCCGCGATCCGATCGAGCTGGGCCAGCTCTACGCCCTGCCCACCCACACTGGCACCGGGATCGGCAGCAAGCTGATGGACTGGGCGCTGAGCGTTGCGCGCGAGCGGTCGCATGATGCGGTCCTTCTGTCGGTTTATTCGGAGAACTACGGCGCGCAGCGGTTCTACCAGCGCTATGGCTTCGGCAAGATCGCCGACATCACCTTTCAGGTGGGCGAGCAACTTGATGCGGAATTTCTGTACGAATTGAAGCTATAACCACAGGAGCGGGATCATGAGCGCATTTGGCTGGGCAAGCACCACCGACGAGGTGCTGGAGGGCATCGACCTCTCGGGACAAACGGCGTTCATCACCGGAGCTAATTCCGGGCTGGGGCAGGAAACCGCCCGCGCGATGGCAGCCAAGGGCGCGCACGTAGTGCTGGCGGGCCGCGATCAGGCCAAGCTGGACGAAGCGGTCGCCGCGATCCTCGCAACCGTGCCGGACGCGCAGCTCGACACCATCACGGTCGACCTCGCCTCGCTCGAAAGCATCCGCGCCGCAACTTCGCGCGCGCGCCAGCGGTTCGCCAGGATCGATCTGCTGATCAACAATGCCGGGGTGATGGCCACCCCGTTCGAACACACCGCCGATGGGTTCGAGCGGCAGTTTGGCACCAACCACCTGGGCCACTTCGCGCTGACGGCGGAGCTCATGCCGCTGATCGAGGCGGGGGAAGCCAAGCGCATCGTCAACCTGTCGAGCCGCGGGCACCACATGGGGCCGGTCCATTTCGACGACCCGAATTTCGTGCACCGCCCCTATGATCCGTGGTCGAGCTACGGTCAGTCCAAGACCGCCAATGTGCTGTTCTCGGTCGGGATCGAGCAACGCTATGCCGTGCTGGGCATCCACGCCTATGCGGTGCATCCCGGCGGGATCGAGACGAACCTTGGCCGCCATATGACGCAGGAAATGCGCGAAGCCTTGATGGCGCGGATTTCCTCGCGGGATACCAGCTTTGCGTGGAAGACCATCCCGCAAGGCGCGGCCACCAGCTGCTGGGCGGCCACCGCTCCCGAGCTGGAAGGCAAGGGCGGCGTCTATTGCGAGGACTGCCATGTCGCCGAAGTGGACGACGAATCGGCCAGCGGCGGGGTGCGCTCCTACGCGCTCAATCCCAGCTTCGCCGACCAGTTGTGGAAGCTGAGCGAGGAGCTGACGGGCGCCAAGTTCCCGAGCTAATCGGCGAGGAACGCCCGCAGCAACCCGATCACATCCTTCGCCTCGCGGGTGGGCAGGATTGCCATGAACACGTGCGGGGCGGCTTCGTATTCGTAGAGCTTGGCATCGACCCCGGCGGCCCGCAGCCGGCCGAGGAAGCTGCGCGAATCCACGATGAAGATGTCGTGCCGCCCGGTCCAGATGCGGGTCGGGGGCAGCTGCGCCAGCTGGTCGGGCGCGGCGTAAAGCGGGCTGACCGCAGGATCATCCATCGCCCGCCCCGCTGCCACCAGCCCGCCGCACGCGCGCAGGGTGCCGATCTTGAGCATCAGGTCATGCGGCTCCACCGCCACGATCGCCGGGTCCGCCAGCCCGAGATCGAGCCACGGGGCAAACAGCGCCAGCTTGCCCGGCATCGGCCCCCCGCTCCGCGCCAACCTGAGCGCGAGCGCCAGCGCCATATGCCCGCCCGCACTATCGCCGTTGAGGATGATCCGCGCCGGATCATGGCGCGCAGCCAGATCGGCATAGACCGCGTCGGCCAGCGCATCCTGCGCGGTATAGGGCGCTTCGGGCACCATCGGGTAAAGCGGCACGGTGACGCTGATCCCGCAGGCCTTCACCATTGCGGCGACCAAGGGCCAGTGCACCTTGAACATCGGCTGCACGAACCCGCCGCCGTGGAAATAGAGCATATGCCACGCGCCGGGACCGCCTTTGGGGTGGAGCGTCACGACCCGGCTGCCCAGCACCTCGCGCTCCTCGACGATGAAGCGTTTGCGGAACCCCTCGGGCATCGGTGCATCGACCGGCAGCCGCCGCCCCGTCATCACGGTGTGAAAGCCCGCCTCGTCATGCGGGAACACCGGCTTGCCGCGCGCGATCACGAGTTTGATCACCCGCATCAGCAGGCTCGGGCTGGCGCTGCGCAGCGCGATGGAACTGTCGGTCAGCATGGTCTCTCCCCTTGTGGCGGCAGAGTGCCGCGCCGGGGAGGCAAGTCAAGCGCTGGCGGTGCGCAGCCCGGCTTGCGCGGTGGCCTGATGCTTCAGGCGGCGCGCTTCGACATCGAAGATCCCGACACTCAGCGCGAACATGACGACGATCATGGCGAACTCGCCCTCGTCCTCGATGAAAGCGAGGAGGTTGAGCACGCCGGTCGTGTGTTCGCCCCAGGACGTCACCATATCGACCGCCACGCCGAACACCGCCGCGCCCGCGATACACATCGCGATCAGCACGCCGTGGATCGCCGCACGCCGGTCCGCCTGACGCAGCGCCACTGCCATGCCCGCCAGCCACACCAGCCCAATCACACCGAACACCAGCGTTTCCGCCAGGTGATTGGGATGCACCGGGATCCAGGCGAAGATCGGCATATCGGCGGCGAAGGAGAAGCCGAGCTGCTCATGCACCTCGCCCCAGTTATCCAGCGTCATCCACACGAACAGCACCGCGCTGGTGAGATAGACCAGCGCGCGGGTGCGCAGCCACAGCACGAACAGCATCACCGCCGAGGCCGCCGTCAGCGAATATTCGAGGAATTCTGCAAAGGAACCGTCCTGCGACATGAAGAACTGCGTCGGCAGCGCCGCGCCGGTGGCATCGCCGTAATGGGCGGCGACATCCAGACCCACCAGCACGCAGGCATAAGGTATCACGCTCATCAGCGCGATGTGCAGCGCGCGCGACCGCGCCAGCTCCACACTTGTCCGCCAAAGATCGCCGATCATGATCATCGCCGTGTTCCGTCCTGATGCGCAGATAACCTGCAACTGAGTGTATTGCGTGACCCCGTTGTGTCATAAATAGCTTGCGGTTTGCTTCCCACGAACCGGCAAATCCGCCTCTGCGCCAATATGCGACAGTCGGAAGATTTGCAGATAGAGCCGACGCGCGCCGAAGGGCCGTGCTTGTCATTGCCCCGCCACGCTTTGCCGCCTATATGGCTGCCCATGTCTTCCATCCGTCCGTGGCGCACGATCGAACGGCGCAAATGTCGCCAGATCATGGTGGGGAATGTCCCCGTAGGCGGTGATGCTCCCATCACCGTGCAGACCATGACCAACACCCCGACAGAAGACGTGCGTGCCACGCTCGACCAGATCCGGCGGTGCGAGGAAGTGGGCGCGGACATCATCCGCGTGTCCTGCCCGACCGAAGAATCCACCCGCGATTTCAAAAAGATCACCCGCGAATCGCGCATCCCGATCGTTGCCGACATCCACTTCCACTACAAACGCGCGCTCGAAGCGGCGGATGCGGGCGCGGCCTGCCTGCGCATCAATCCGGGCAATATCGGTTCCGCCCAGCGCGTTGCCGAAGTGGTGCGCGCCGCCAAGGCCAATGGCTGCGCGATCCGCATTGGCGTGAACGCCGGGAGCCTCGAAAAAGACCTGCTCGAAAAATATGGCGAGCCCTGCCCCGAAGCGCTGATCGAAAGCGCTTTGGATCACATCAAGCTCCTCCAGGATCACGATTTCCACGAATACAAGGTGGCAGTAAAGGCCTCCGACGTGTTCCTCGCGGTCGCGGCCTATCATGGGCTCGCTGAAACGGTCGATTGCCCGCTGCACCTCGGCATCACCGAAGCGGGCGGGCTGATCGGCGGCACGGTGAAGTCCAGCATCGGCATGGGCAGCCTGCTATGGGCCGGGATCGGTGACACGATCCGCGTGAGCCTTTCGGCCGAGCCGGAAGAAGAGATCAAGGTCGGCTACCACATGCTCAAGGCCTTGGGCCTGCGCACCCGCGGCGTGCGGGTGGTGTCCTGCCCCTCGTGCTCGCGGCAGGGTTTCGATGTGATCCGCACGGTCGAAACGCTGGAAAAGCGGCTCGAACACATCAAGACTCCGATGAGCCTGTCGGTGCTCGGCTGCGTGGTCAACGGCCCGGGCGAAGCGCGCGAAACCGATATCGGCCTGACCGGCGGCGGCAATGGCAAGCACATGGTCTACCTGTCGGGCATGAAGGCCCATGCGATTGATGACGAGGCGATGCTCGATCACATCGTCCGGCTGGTCGAGGAAAAGGCCGCTGCTATCGATGCGGGCGAAGCGACCGCCTTCGATCCCCACGCCCAGCCCGCCGAAGCCGCCGAGTGATCCGCGCCGCTATTGCTGCAAGTCTGGCGCTGGCGCTGTCCGCCTGCGCGACGACGGGCGATACCGCTCAGGCACATCCCGAAGCGCGCGCCTATTCCGCCACCGCCGATGCGACCGCTGATGTCGACGCGGCGCTCGCCCGCGCCTCGGCGAACGGCAAGCGCGTGCTGGTGGTGCTGGGCGCGAACTGGTGCCACGATAGCCGCGCGCTCGCTGGCTGGCTCGAAACCCCGCGCTTCGCCGCTTTGACCGCCGAGCGCTACGAAACCGTCTTCGTCAATGTCGGGATGCCGCAGACCGGCGACGGGCATAATCTCGATGTCGCGCGCCGCTTTGGCCTTGCCGATGTGCCCGGCACCCCGACCCTGCTGGTGCTGACCGCCGAAGGCCGCGCGGTGAACCTCGACACCGCGGCCAGCTGGCGCAATGCGAGCAGCCGCTCCGAGGACGCGATCTTCGACGAATTGGCGGCGCTGGCGGGCAAGCCCGACTAACGCCGCCCTCTCGGGCGACTCCTTGCAATCCGACTGCTCTTTTCTATACTGTCTAGAACGGAGGCACCGATGGCGCTCAGCATCAAGGACGAGGAAACCGACAGGCTGGTGCGCAAGCTAGCCGGTATCAAGGGCCTGTCCTACACGCAGACCATCCGCCTCGCCGTCTCCAACGAGTTGCAGCGTTCCCAGACACGCGACCCGGCGGAGAAGGAAAAGCTGATGAAAGCGATTGCGGAGATCCAGGCGCGGGTCGCGGCCCTTCCGAGCCGGATGACCGCCGAGGAAGTCGACGCCTGGATGTATGACGAGAATGGCCTCCCCCATTGATCGTCATCGACACGTCCGCGATCATAGCGATCCTTCACCGCGAGCCCGAATCTGACGAATTGGGCGCTGCACTTTACGCCGCGCAGCGACGCGTAATCGGGGCGCCGACATTGTTCGAGATGCGTCAAGTGATGGGTGGCAGGCACGGCAGGGCGGGGACTGAGGTTGCGGACGATTTCCTCGAGGATGCCGGGATCGAGACCTTGGACTGGACCGCGCACATGGCTGATCTCGCGACCGACGCTTTCCTGCGCTTCGGCAAGGGACAAGGCCATCCGGCGCAACTGAACTTCGGCGATTGCATGGCTTACGCTGTGGCAAAGGCCCTGAATGCCCCACTGCTGTTCAAGGGTGACGACTTTGTCCGGACCGATATCCCCTCGGCGCTTGCGCAGTAAACCATGATCGCCGCCCTCCTCCTTGCCCTCGCGCTGGCGATGGATGCCTTTGCTGTCGCGCTGACGCAGGGCTGCCGATTCCGGCCCTCGCTGCGCGGCGGGCTGGCCATTGCGCTCACCTTCGGAGTGTTTCAGGCGTTGATGCCGCTGGCCGGATGGGTGATCGGCGCGGTGGCGCTGATCTATGTCGAAGCGGTCGATCACTGGATTGCATTCGGCCTCCTGTCCTTCCTCGGGGTGCGGATGCTGGGCGGGCACGTGGGCGACGAGGAAGCCGCGCGCGCGCTGACCGGGCGCAGCTTGCTGATCGCCGGTGTGGCCACCAGTATCGATGCGCTGGCGGCAGGGATCACCCTGCCGACGCTCGGCATATCGCCGTGGCTGGCGGCGGCGCTGATCGGGATCGTCACCTTCGTCATGAGCGGCGCGGGCGTGCTGCTGGGCCGCCGCGCGGGCGACCACCTTGGCGCATGGGCCGAGCGGGCGGGTGGGATCATCCTGATCGGGCTGGGGGTGAAGATTCTCGCCGAACATTCAGGCTATTTCTGACGCTGTCCTACAGCCTGCGAACATGGCATGGCCCTGCAAATGACACTGCTGCCGTCCCTTGCCCGCCGGTCTATCGCATGGAGCCGTGCAGAGGGTGGTTTTCCGTTCCTGGACTGTGTCTCATGTGTCTCCAACACAGCCGTGCGGGCGACCTGAGATGCTCCACGTCGTCCACCACGCCGACTACATGGCGCCCCGACCGGATCGCGGCACGTTCCGCTTCGACAAGTACTACCTAGTCATGGAGGAGTTGCGCGCCTCGGGAGCGCCGATCACCGAGCACGCGCCGCAGCCCATGCCGCGCGAATGGCTCGAAGCGGTGCATTGCCCCGACTACGTCGATCAGGTCTTCCGGGCCGAGGTTCCGCGCGACAAGGAGCGCCGGATCGGCTTCCCCGTTACCCCCGCCATCACCAGCCGCGTGCGCCACACCAACGGCGGCACCTGGCTCGCAGCCCAGCTTGCTTGCCAGCATGGCTATGCCGCCAACTCCGCCGCCGGGAGCCACCATGCGCTGCACGATACAGGCGCGGGGTATTGCGTGTTCAACGACCTTGCGGTGACCGCCAACCGCCTGATCGCTGAAGCCCACGCGGCGCGCGTGCTGATCGTAGACCTCGACGTCCATCAGGGTGACGGCACGGCCAGCCTGACCGCCGGGCGGGAGGACATCTTCACCCTCTCGCTGCACGCCGAGAAGAACTTCCCGGTCAGGAAGGCCCGCTCCAGCCGCGATGTCGCCCTGCCGGACGGGGTGGATGACGATGGCTACATGGAGGCCCTCACCCGCCACCTGCCTGAGGTGATGGCCGACTTCGCGCCAGATTTCGTGCTGTATCAGGCGGGCGTCGATCCGCATGTTGACGACAAGCTCGGGCGGCTGGCGCTGACCGACGCGGGACTGGCGCTGCGCGACCGCTTCGTTGTCAGCGCGTGCCGCCGTTATGGCGTGGTGGTTGCGAGCGCGTTGGGGGGCGGATACGGCGATGATCCGCGCATCGTCGCCGCCCGCCATGCCGCCTCAATGCTGACAATGGCCGCAGCAAACAGCGCGTTTCCGGCACCATCCTCCATGAAGTGAGCCATAGATGCGATAAACCGTTGGTCACCCCATTGGGAACGCAAGCCGCGAGGTTTACGTTACGGTTCAATGAAGCGTCGCGATATTCTGAAAGGCACTCTGGCAGCGGGGGCAGCATTGGCGCTGCCATCCCGCCTGTTTGCGTCCGTCGCGTCCGGCGCCCCGCGCGACCGCATCCTGTTCGACATCGCCAAGCGCGAACTGCTGCGCGCGGGCAACGCGATCTGGAAGCACGACATTGTCGGCATCGCCGATTTCGGCCTCCATTCGGCCAAGCCGCGCTTCCACTTCGTCAATCTCGACCGCGCCGAAGTGCAGTCCTACCACGTCAGCCACGGCATGGGTTCCGACCCGCAGCATGACGGCTGGCTCAAGCAATTCTCGAACACCGAAGGCTCCAACGCGACCAGCCGCGGCGCTTACGTAACGTGGGAATGGTACAAAGGCCGCTACGGCACCTCGGTCCGCCTCGGCGGCCTGGACGAGAGCAACAACGCCGCGCTGCAACGCTACATCGTGATGCACCGCGCCGATTATGCCGAGAGCAGCCACCTCGAAAAATGGGGCCGTCTCGGCCGCTCCAACGGGTGCTTCGCGATGGGCGAGGAACAGTTCCGCGTCGCGCTGATGCACCTGTCCGGCGGGCGCTTGCTGTTCGCCGATTCGCTGGGGCTGGAGGAAGATGGCAGCATCCAGCCGGTGCCGGAACTGGCGATGATAGAGCGTCAGCCGCTCGATCTCTACCCCCGGCCGACGCTCAGCGCTTACTAAGGCGCTTCGTTCGCCCGATTAGCTGTCCTGCAAGTCATCCTCGATCACGATCACCTCGTCGGTCGGCACGCTGGTCCGGTTGCGCACGCGCGGCTTGTCGAGGCTGGCGAGCACCTTGGTGTCGCGGCCATAGATGTCCTTGAACGTCGCCATCTGGCCGTTGATGTCGGATGCCATCGTGAAATAGGTGATGTAGGCTGGCCACTGCTTTTCGAGCATCACCTTGGTGTACTTGCCCGAGGTCGAGATCGCGACCGCCTCGTCCTTGGTCGCGCCCTTGCCGAGGATCGCCATCGTCATCGCCAGTTCCAGCGCGCGTTCGGTGCGCACGCAACCGTGGCTCAAAGCCCGGAAATCGGCGCCGAACAGATGGCGGGAAGGCGTGTCGTGGAAGAAGATCGCATGGGCATTGGGCATTTCGAGCTTCATCTGCCCCAGCGAATTGCCCGGTCCGGGCTGCTGCACCACGGTGATGTAACCGTTCGCGCCCTTGGTCGCGACATAGCCGTTGCGCTTGCCCCAAGCGGGGTTGGCAAGCACGCGGGCACCGAGGCCTTCGCCCTTCACGATCGACTGCGGCACGGTCCATGTCGGGTTGAACACCACGCCTTCGACCATTTCCGCAAGCTGCGGCGTCGCGGTGCGGCCGGGCTTGCCGACAATGGTGCGATAGGTGCTGATGATGCGGTTCTTGACCGTCAACCGCAGCTGGAATTCGGGCACGTTGGTGATGAGGTATTGCGAACCCAGATCCCGTTGTAGCCACCGCCAGCGGTCCATGTTGGCGCGGATCAGCTTGCGCTTGGCGGTCTGGCCGTCCGACGTTGCGGCGAGCTCCGTCTTGAGCTTGGCATAATCGGGGTGGGCCGGGCTGAGCTTGGCAAGCGTGCCGGCGATATCGCCGCTCGCCAGAGCTTCGGCCATGATCTTGCCGGCGGGGTAGAGATCACGGTCAGGATCGACCACGAACCATTGCTCGCGTGCATCCATCGGAGTGCGTCCATCACGCAAATCTTCGACCAGCCACACAAAGCTTTGCGAGGCGAGCTCGTTCAATTCCTTCGACGGGCCGGACGCCAGGGCGACCTTGAGCGGTTCGAGATCATAATCCTTGGGGTCGAGCCCTTCCGCGCCGATCCCCTCTATCACCGCAACCAGCCGCGTGGCCTGAGCCACGGTCCAAGCCTGCAACAGCGGCTCGAACACCGGTTGGCCAAAAGCCTCGGCGACAGATTCGCCCTGCGGCGGAAGCGTGGCGGGCTGGGGACTGCCGGTGCTCTGGCTACGCACGGACGCGGGGTTGGCCGGGGCAGGCGTGCCGCTCTCCTGAGCCAGCGCCGCACTCGCCACAAGCGCTGCGGCACTGATGCCACCTACCAATTTGCCGGGAAACTTCATCTCGATACTGCCTTTTCGCCCCGTGCCGCTTGGGATCGCGACCAATAACCGTCGCAAGCTGCATACATTCTCAGCCTCGCTCCTATCAACCACCTTGGCTTTCACCTGGATTAATGTTCACACCCCTGTGTCCTTGGCGTGACCTTGC from uncultured Erythrobacter sp. includes:
- a CDS encoding isoaspartyl peptidase/L-asparaginase encodes the protein MNKLISALALALMPAAALAQDAPPPPKWSIAIHGGAGTLDPKAMTPERRAEYEAALQVALDAGAKVLAEGGSAMDAIKAAIIPMEDSPLFNAGKGAVFTWEGTNELDSSIMDGRDRSAGAIAGVKTVKNPILLADTVRTDSEHVMLMGAGAEAFALENGFAVTPPEYFATPARREALERLKAEKLSALDVDHKFGTVGAVALDQNGNLAAGTSTGGMTGKRWGRVGDAPVIGAGTYADNRACAVSATGWGEYFLRVGVAHEICARLRATNEVKVAMADEGAAAEGVRTEEAQYIADAVMADVASLGGDGGVILVTPEGHAIFSFNTTGMYRGRATSAGLREVAIFGGEEKASATPDH
- a CDS encoding GNAT family N-acetyltransferase; this encodes MILRPATLADAPALAALGAETFIAAFGQLYTPEDLAAFLAQVHAPGPVAEEIAGESCTHCLAEDNGALVAYCKLRYPSHYTSYSDARDPIELGQLYALPTHTGTGIGSKLMDWALSVARERSHDAVLLSVYSENYGAQRFYQRYGFGKIADITFQVGEQLDAEFLYELKL
- a CDS encoding SDR family NAD(P)-dependent oxidoreductase; translation: MSAFGWASTTDEVLEGIDLSGQTAFITGANSGLGQETARAMAAKGAHVVLAGRDQAKLDEAVAAILATVPDAQLDTITVDLASLESIRAATSRARQRFARIDLLINNAGVMATPFEHTADGFERQFGTNHLGHFALTAELMPLIEAGEAKRIVNLSSRGHHMGPVHFDDPNFVHRPYDPWSSYGQSKTANVLFSVGIEQRYAVLGIHAYAVHPGGIETNLGRHMTQEMREALMARISSRDTSFAWKTIPQGAATSCWAATAPELEGKGGVYCEDCHVAEVDDESASGGVRSYALNPSFADQLWKLSEELTGAKFPS
- a CDS encoding alpha/beta hydrolase — protein: MLTDSSIALRSASPSLLMRVIKLVIARGKPVFPHDEAGFHTVMTGRRLPVDAPMPEGFRKRFIVEEREVLGSRVVTLHPKGGPGAWHMLYFHGGGFVQPMFKVHWPLVAAMVKACGISVTVPLYPMVPEAPYTAQDALADAVYADLAARHDPARIILNGDSAGGHMALALALRLARSGGPMPGKLALFAPWLDLGLADPAIVAVEPHDLMLKIGTLRACGGLVAAGRAMDDPAVSPLYAAPDQLAQLPPTRIWTGRHDIFIVDSRSFLGRLRAAGVDAKLYEYEAAPHVFMAILPTREAKDVIGLLRAFLAD
- the ispG gene encoding flavodoxin-dependent (E)-4-hydroxy-3-methylbut-2-enyl-diphosphate synthase; the protein is MSSIRPWRTIERRKCRQIMVGNVPVGGDAPITVQTMTNTPTEDVRATLDQIRRCEEVGADIIRVSCPTEESTRDFKKITRESRIPIVADIHFHYKRALEAADAGAACLRINPGNIGSAQRVAEVVRAAKANGCAIRIGVNAGSLEKDLLEKYGEPCPEALIESALDHIKLLQDHDFHEYKVAVKASDVFLAVAAYHGLAETVDCPLHLGITEAGGLIGGTVKSSIGMGSLLWAGIGDTIRVSLSAEPEEEIKVGYHMLKALGLRTRGVRVVSCPSCSRQGFDVIRTVETLEKRLEHIKTPMSLSVLGCVVNGPGEARETDIGLTGGGNGKHMVYLSGMKAHAIDDEAMLDHIVRLVEEKAAAIDAGEATAFDPHAQPAEAAE
- a CDS encoding thioredoxin family protein; the encoded protein is MIRAAIAASLALALSACATTGDTAQAHPEARAYSATADATADVDAALARASANGKRVLVVLGANWCHDSRALAGWLETPRFAALTAERYETVFVNVGMPQTGDGHNLDVARRFGLADVPGTPTLLVLTAEGRAVNLDTAASWRNASSRSEDAIFDELAALAGKPD
- a CDS encoding type II toxin-antitoxin system VapB family antitoxin; the protein is MALSIKDEETDRLVRKLAGIKGLSYTQTIRLAVSNELQRSQTRDPAEKEKLMKAIAEIQARVAALPSRMTAEEVDAWMYDENGLPH
- a CDS encoding type II toxin-antitoxin system VapC family toxin: MIVIDTSAIIAILHREPESDELGAALYAAQRRVIGAPTLFEMRQVMGGRHGRAGTEVADDFLEDAGIETLDWTAHMADLATDAFLRFGKGQGHPAQLNFGDCMAYAVAKALNAPLLFKGDDFVRTDIPSALAQ
- a CDS encoding manganese efflux pump MntP family protein, with the translated sequence MIAALLLALALAMDAFAVALTQGCRFRPSLRGGLAIALTFGVFQALMPLAGWVIGAVALIYVEAVDHWIAFGLLSFLGVRMLGGHVGDEEAARALTGRSLLIAGVATSIDALAAGITLPTLGISPWLAAALIGIVTFVMSGAGVLLGRRAGDHLGAWAERAGGIILIGLGVKILAEHSGYF
- a CDS encoding histone deacetylase → MLHVVHHADYMAPRPDRGTFRFDKYYLVMEELRASGAPITEHAPQPMPREWLEAVHCPDYVDQVFRAEVPRDKERRIGFPVTPAITSRVRHTNGGTWLAAQLACQHGYAANSAAGSHHALHDTGAGYCVFNDLAVTANRLIAEAHAARVLIVDLDVHQGDGTASLTAGREDIFTLSLHAEKNFPVRKARSSRDVALPDGVDDDGYMEALTRHLPEVMADFAPDFVLYQAGVDPHVDDKLGRLALTDAGLALRDRFVVSACRRYGVVVASALGGGYGDDPRIVAARHAASMLTMAAANSAFPAPSSMK
- a CDS encoding murein L,D-transpeptidase catalytic domain-containing protein, coding for MKRRDILKGTLAAGAALALPSRLFASVASGAPRDRILFDIAKRELLRAGNAIWKHDIVGIADFGLHSAKPRFHFVNLDRAEVQSYHVSHGMGSDPQHDGWLKQFSNTEGSNATSRGAYVTWEWYKGRYGTSVRLGGLDESNNAALQRYIVMHRADYAESSHLEKWGRLGRSNGCFAMGEEQFRVALMHLSGGRLLFADSLGLEEDGSIQPVPELAMIERQPLDLYPRPTLSAY
- a CDS encoding L,D-transpeptidase family protein; amino-acid sequence: MKFPGKLVGGISAAALVASAALAQESGTPAPANPASVRSQSTGSPQPATLPPQGESVAEAFGQPVFEPLLQAWTVAQATRLVAVIEGIGAEGLDPKDYDLEPLKVALASGPSKELNELASQSFVWLVEDLRDGRTPMDAREQWFVVDPDRDLYPAGKIMAEALASGDIAGTLAKLSPAHPDYAKLKTELAATSDGQTAKRKLIRANMDRWRWLQRDLGSQYLITNVPEFQLRLTVKNRIISTYRTIVGKPGRTATPQLAEMVEGVVFNPTWTVPQSIVKGEGLGARVLANPAWGKRNGYVATKGANGYITVVQQPGPGNSLGQMKLEMPNAHAIFFHDTPSRHLFGADFRALSHGCVRTERALELAMTMAILGKGATKDEAVAISTSGKYTKVMLEKQWPAYITYFTMASDINGQMATFKDIYGRDTKVLASLDKPRVRNRTSVPTDEVIVIEDDLQDS